From a single Solanum dulcamara chromosome 4, daSolDulc1.2, whole genome shotgun sequence genomic region:
- the LOC129887397 gene encoding uncharacterized protein LOC129887397, with amino-acid sequence MDHTPCYFVIDLEMCNSTSEETTSPQPISDDKVGKRFFNNISDDQQLIKTENGLSMINNVKDDHELSPGNVTVFIDHKVNGLEAKNSVEKKNVKDKRKSTSAKKPPRPPRGLSLDAADQKLIKEIAELAMIKRARIERIKALKKMKAAKASSTSSSSSSTSSFLAFLFTVLFFLVLCFQGMSSGSSAVSSHDSPQPSGSRSNSFIIQQYYSDLSARTAAKSVGSPNLVEQISGLDSRGGPKSVAT; translated from the exons ATGGATCATACACCCTGTTATTTTGTGATTGATCTTGAGATGTGCAACAGCACGAGTGAAGAAACAACAAGTCCTCAACCTATTTCCGATGATAAAGTAGGCAAGAGATTTTTCAACAATATCTCTGATGACCAACAACTTATTAAAACTGAAAATGGGCTCTCTATGATCAACAATGTAAAGGATGACCATGAGCTCTCTCCGGGGAATGTGACGGTGTTCATAGACCATAAGGTCAATGGCCTAGAGGCTAAAAATAGCGTAGAGAAGAAAAATGTGAAAGATAAGCGTAAATCAACCAGTGCTAAAAAGCCTCCCAGACCTCCAAGAGGATTATCTTTGGATGCTGCTGACCAGAAGCTTATCAAAGAGATTGCTGAACTCGCAATGATCAAACGTGCACGAATTGAGCGAATCAAGGCTTTGAAGAAAATGAAAGCAGCAAAAGCatcttcaacttcatcatcatcatcatccacGAGCAGTTTCCTTGCCTTTCTGTTCACTGTCCTCTTCTTTCTCGTGCTATGTTTTCAAG GGATGTCCTCTGGAAGTTCAGCTGTGAGTTCTCATGATTCCCCTCAACCAAGTGGATCAAGGTCGAATAGCTTTATTATTCAACAATACTACTCTGATCTATCTGCCAGAACTGCTGCTAAAAGTGTTGGGTCACCCAA TTTAGTTGAGCAGATTTCTGGTTTGGATTCCAGGGGCGGCCCGAAAAGTGTCGCGACTTGA